One region of Oryza sativa Japonica Group chromosome 10, ASM3414082v1 genomic DNA includes:
- the LOC4349363 gene encoding 2-oxoglutarate-dependent dioxygenase 11-like produces the protein MAGARAIGSLPVPNVQELAKTCNGPDEHIPERYIRPEASSEEVISNYHGEAIPIIDLNKLLSPQSSEECVKLRSACQYWGFFQLINHGVPDEVIANLKRDIVDFFSQPLDAKKEYTQLPNSLEGYGQALVFSEDQKLDWADMLYLQVHPSDSRDLRFWPTSPASFRRSLDAYSSETKSLALCLFEFMAKAVGAKPEALLGIFEEQPRGLRMTYYPPCLQSDKVMGISPHSDVVGLTLLLQVNDVQGLQIKKDGKWLSVDAPNGAFIVNIGDTLEILSNGKFRSVEHRAVINPNKERISASLFHYPCENMVIRPLTEFVKDGKVNYRSISYLDFMTQFFTQQLDGKNRLEMLKLE, from the exons ATGGCGGGAGCAAGAGCCATTGGTTCTCTCCCAGTGCCTAATGTGCAGGAGCTTGCAAAAACTTGCAATGGTCCAGATGAACACATACCTGAAAGATACATCAGGCCAGAGGCTAGTTCTGAGGAGGTCATCAGCAACTACCATGGTGAGGCGATTCCGATCATCGATCTCAATAAGTTGCTTTCTCCGCAATCATCAGAAGAATGTGTGAAGCTGAGATCTGCCTGCCAGTATTGGGGGTTCTTTCAG CTCATCAACCATGGAGTGCCAGATGAAGTGATTGCAAACCTCAAGAGAGACATtgttgatttcttcagccagcCACTGGACGCCAAGAAGGAGTACACACAGCTACCCAACAGCCTCGAAGGCTATGGACAGGCCCTCGTTTTCTCCGAGGACCAGAAACTTGACTGGGCAGACATGCTGTATCTTCAAGTCCATCCTAGCGATTCAAGGGACTTGAGGTTCTGGCCGACTTCCCCTGCATCTTTCAG GCGATCCCTTGATGCATACTCATCAGAGACTAAAAGCCTGGCACTCTGCTTGTTTGAGTTCATGGCTAAGGCTGTGGGCGCTAAGCCAGAGGCTCTTTTAGGCATATTTGAAGAGCAGCCTCGAGGCTTAAGGATGACCTACTACCCACCGTGCCTGCAATCTGACAAGGTGATGGGCATTTCGCCGCACTCTGATGTGGTTGGCCTAACACTGCTGCTCCAGGTTAACGACGTGCAGGGCCTGCAGATCAAGAAAGATGGCAAGTGGTTATCCGTAGACGCTCCGAATGGTGCATTCATCGTTAACATTGGCGACACACTTGAG ATCCTAAGTAACGGAAAGTTCAGAAGTGTTGAGCACAGGGCCGTGATAAACCCAAATAAGGAGCGGATTTCAGCATCACTGTTCCACTATCCGTGTGAGAATATGGTGATCAGACCTCTGACGGAATTTGTGAAAGATGGTAAAGTGAATTACAGATCAATTAGTTACCTTGATTTCATGACACAATTCTTCACACAACAGCTTGATGGAAAGAACAGACTGGAGATGTTGAAGTTGGAATAG
- the LOC4349365 gene encoding 2-oxoglutarate-dependent dioxygenase 11-like, which translates to MAEARTIGSISVPNVQELAGTCNGIDEEIPERYIRPEVSSDEVIKNNHGDMSIPIIDLDKLISPQSSQEECVKLISACQYWGFFQLINHGVPDEVIANLKNDLVEFFSQPLDAKKEYSQLPNNLEGYGQAFVVSDNQKLDWADMLYLQVCPTDSRDLRFWPNYPASFRHSIDAYSSETENIGLCLLQFMAKAVGVEPKSLLSVFEGQARGLRMNYYPPCLKADKVLGLSPHTDPGGLTLLLQVNDVQGLQINKDGKWFSVNALNGALIVNIGDTLEILSNGKFRSVEHRAVVHPSRERISAALFYYPCQDMVISPLPDFVKDGKVKYKTISYQDLLTEYFTAELDGRNRLKKMKLEP; encoded by the exons ATGGCAGAAGCAAGAACCATTGGTTCTATCTCGGTGCCTAATGTGCAGGAGCTTGCAGGAACTTGCAATGGCATAGATGAGGAGATACCTGAAAGATACATCAGGCCAGAAGTTAGTTCCGACGAGGTCATCAAGAACAACCACGGTGATATGTCGATTCCGATCATCGATCTCGACAAGTTGATTTCTCCTCAATCATCACAAGAGGAGTGTGTCAAGCTGATATCTGCCTGCCAGTATTGGGGGTTCTTTCAG CTCATCAACCATGGAGTGCCAGATGAAGTGATTGCAAATCTCAAGAACGACTTGGTTGAGTTTTTCAGTCAGCCACTGGATGCCAAGAAGGAATACTCACAGCTGCCCAATAACCTTGAAGGTTATGGACAGGCCTTCGTTGTGTCCGACAACCAGAAACTAGACTGGGCAGACATGCTATACCTTCAAGTCTGTCCTACCGATTCAAGGGACTTGAGATTCTGGCCCAATTACCCTGCCTCTTTCAG GCATTCCATTGATGCATACTCATCAGAGACAGAAAATATTGGACTCTGCCTGCTGCAATTCATGGCCAAGGCCGTTGGTGTTGAGCCGAAGTCGTTGTTAAGTGTATTTGAAGGGCAAGCTAGGGGTTTGAGGATGAACTACTATCCACCGTGCTTGAAAGCTGACAAGGTGTTGGGTTTGTCACCGCACACTGATCCAGGTGGCTTGACACTGCTTCTCCAGGTGAATGATGTACAGGGCCTGCAGATCAACAAGGATGGCAAATGGTTCTCCGTGAATGCTCTGAATGGTGCACTCATCGTTAACATTGGCGACACACTTGAG ATCCTGAGTAATGGAAAGTTCAGAAGTGTTGAGCACAGGGCCGTGGTACATCCAAGCAGAGAGAGGATTTCAGCGGCACTGTTCTACTATCCGTGCCAGGATATGGTGATCAGCCCTCTGCCGGACTTTGTGAAAGATGGTAAAGTGAAATACAAAACAATAAGCTACCAGGATTTGCTGACAGAGTACTTCACAGCAGAGCTTGATGGAAGGAACCGGCTAAAGAAAATGAAGCTGGAACCGTAG